A window of Polyangiaceae bacterium genomic DNA:
CCCAGTGCGGAACACCACAGAGCAGTCCGCGAACCGACGCGCTCATCGCGCACTCGAGTCTGGATCCAATCCACGTGCGACGACTGGATACGTTGAGCGCACTGTGTTGTAGCGCGGCTCTTGATGTTATCCCGGAGGAAATGAACGAGCCTCGGGGGGAGCGACAACGTACGGGGGTCGTGATGGGAAGCGTGCTCGGAAGCATGGAGCACAACGCTGCGTATCAGGCCCGCCTGACCGAGCGCGGGCATGGCCGAGCGGATCCGCGGAAGTTTCCCGCGACGAGTCCCAACCTCGCTCCGGGCATGGTTTCAATCCTCTTCGGCCTGGGTGGACCCTGCACCAGCGTGGGCGCTGGGTACGCAGCCCCGTTCGAGGCGTTGCTGGTCGCTTTGGAGTTGCTCCAGGGAGGCCACGCGGAACACATGCTAGTGATCGTGGCAGACCATCGAGGGGCGGCGGTGGATCGGTTGCTCGAGTGCGCGAACGCGCCTCCTCCCGCTCATGGTGCGCTGGCGATACGCTTGAGTGCCCAGCGCCAAGAAGGCACAACTCCCAGCCTACTCCCCCTGAGGGCTGACATTTTGGCGCGGCTGAGCGGCAACTCAGGTTCAAGCTGGC
This region includes:
- a CDS encoding beta-ketoacyl synthase chain length factor; amino-acid sequence: QCGTPQSSPRTDALIAHSSLDPIHVRRLDTLSALCCSAALDVIPEEMNEPRGERQRTGVVMGSVLGSMEHNAAYQARLTERGHGRADPRKFPATSPNLAPGMVSILFGLGGPCTSVGAGYAAPFEALLVALELLQGGHAEHMLVIVADHRGAAVDRLLECANAPPPAHGALAIRLSAQRQEGTTPSLLPLRADILARLSGNSGSSWPDPSQVGPGSPATAQPGWPTLSAWLKDQGLQGS